Proteins from one Microbacterium faecale genomic window:
- a CDS encoding DedA family protein — protein MDAALALAASPWIYAIVFAFATLDGVFPPVPSETVIVGAAALSASTGSPDWILIAFAAAAGAFTGDNLTYLVGRAAGRRQFRWMRGRRAQAALASAARGFERGGASAIFVARYIPVGRVAVNLTAGAVGYPRRRFIMLSLAAGIAWSLYSVVVGAFAGRLFGDNPILGMIVGVVLAIAIGIAVDRVLSVLRRRRQRATSGPEREGSDEQYRDTADSREEDSVATE, from the coding sequence TTGGACGCAGCCCTGGCGCTTGCAGCGTCCCCATGGATCTATGCGATCGTGTTCGCGTTCGCGACGCTCGACGGCGTGTTTCCCCCGGTTCCCAGCGAAACCGTCATCGTGGGCGCCGCCGCACTCAGCGCCTCGACCGGCAGCCCCGACTGGATCCTGATCGCCTTCGCCGCGGCGGCCGGTGCCTTCACCGGCGACAACCTCACCTACCTCGTCGGGCGCGCCGCAGGTCGCCGCCAGTTCCGATGGATGCGCGGGCGCCGTGCGCAGGCCGCTCTCGCATCGGCGGCACGAGGCTTCGAACGCGGTGGTGCCTCCGCGATCTTCGTCGCGCGATACATTCCCGTCGGCCGTGTCGCGGTGAACCTCACGGCGGGTGCGGTGGGCTACCCCCGACGTCGATTCATCATGCTGTCGCTCGCGGCGGGCATCGCGTGGTCGCTCTACTCGGTCGTGGTGGGAGCCTTCGCCGGCCGCCTGTTCGGGGACAACCCGATTCTTGGGATGATCGTGGGTGTCGTCCTCGCAATCGCCATTGGTATCGCGGTCGATCGCGTCCTCAGCGTGCTGCGTCGTCGGCGCCAGCGCGCGACCTCAGGTCCCGAGCGCGAGGGCAGCGACGAACAGTACCGGGACACAGCCGACAGTCGTGAGGAAGACAGCGTCGCGACTGAGTAA
- a CDS encoding acyltransferase family protein, whose amino-acid sequence MTAPAPARDTSIDLLRAVCTIVVVALHATMAGVVVSGGEVALVNALEQPWFWPASWLVQIMPLFFIAGGVTGAVAFRRWRSTGGTAAGFAASRVRRLLPPGIVAVAVTALGLASLRALGVPSELLVEAGFRISQPLWFLGVFLLVQTLVPALLAAHERRPGLTIIALSAGVLAVDITRLSTGIEAVGYANLALVWLVIQQLGFFLADGRFARATARARVTVAGAALMTTGILAAVGVFSPDMYVNLNPPTIALVLLGVAQVSLFSLAQPALRRIASHGAPAAVTEAVGRRAMGIYLWHMPAIVLLAGGLVAFALVADVDLIPLYDPAWWATRPAWFVAVGALALVLCALAPRLGVGASGSVTAVRAAIGSALAVASIAVLFVLGLDVGSAVISVALGLGALRIIRAPARERGKTPAQPVGHPDPALAA is encoded by the coding sequence ATGACCGCCCCCGCACCCGCTCGCGACACCAGCATCGACCTGCTGCGCGCCGTCTGCACGATCGTCGTCGTCGCCCTCCATGCGACGATGGCGGGCGTCGTCGTCTCCGGCGGCGAGGTCGCCCTGGTCAACGCGCTCGAGCAGCCCTGGTTCTGGCCGGCCTCGTGGCTCGTCCAGATCATGCCGCTGTTCTTCATCGCCGGGGGAGTGACCGGTGCCGTCGCGTTCCGTCGCTGGCGTAGCACCGGTGGGACCGCGGCCGGATTCGCGGCGAGTCGCGTCCGCCGTCTCCTGCCGCCCGGCATCGTCGCCGTCGCGGTTACCGCGCTCGGTCTCGCTTCCCTGCGCGCGCTCGGTGTGCCGTCGGAGCTCCTGGTCGAGGCGGGGTTCCGTATCTCGCAGCCCCTGTGGTTCCTCGGTGTTTTCCTGCTGGTGCAGACTCTTGTGCCTGCCCTTCTCGCCGCGCACGAGCGGCGCCCGGGGCTGACGATCATCGCACTCTCGGCCGGGGTGCTCGCAGTCGACATCACCCGTCTCAGCACCGGCATCGAGGCGGTCGGATACGCGAACCTCGCGCTCGTGTGGCTCGTGATCCAGCAGCTCGGATTCTTCCTCGCCGACGGCCGGTTCGCACGGGCAACGGCTCGCGCACGCGTCACCGTGGCGGGCGCCGCACTCATGACAACCGGAATCCTGGCGGCCGTCGGCGTGTTCTCTCCCGACATGTACGTCAACCTCAACCCGCCGACGATCGCGCTCGTTCTGCTCGGTGTCGCGCAGGTGAGCCTGTTCTCCCTCGCGCAGCCGGCGCTGCGGCGGATCGCCTCGCACGGCGCACCGGCCGCCGTGACCGAGGCGGTGGGGCGTCGGGCCATGGGCATCTACCTCTGGCACATGCCCGCGATCGTGCTTCTTGCGGGCGGTCTCGTCGCGTTCGCCCTCGTCGCGGACGTTGATCTGATTCCGCTGTATGACCCCGCGTGGTGGGCCACGAGGCCAGCCTGGTTCGTCGCCGTCGGCGCGCTCGCGCTCGTCCTCTGCGCTCTCGCGCCTCGCCTCGGGGTCGGCGCCTCCGGATCCGTCACCGCTGTTCGCGCGGCCATCGGATCCGCCCTTGCGGTAGCGAGCATCGCGGTGCTGTTCGTTCTGGGTCTCGACGTCGGATCCGCTGTCATCTCGGTTGCGCTCGGCCTCGGAGCGCTCCGCATCATCCGCGCGCCCGCCCGCGAGCGGGGGAAAACCCCCGCGCAGCCCGTTGGCCACCCGGATCCCGCCCTCGCCGCGTAA
- a CDS encoding SDR family oxidoreductase, which translates to MSTPIPAGSLEGKTALVTGSSRGVGADTARFLAAAGANVVINYRSKAPRAEKLAAQLHEEFGTSTLVVGADLTDGDSVDSMMGAVKDVFGGIDLLFLNASGGMEQNMGEDYAMRLNRDAQVSTLEKAIPLMPAGSRVVFVTSHQAHFIRTTPTMPEYEPVALSKRAGEDALRERIPSLADQDIEFVVVSADMIEGTITATLLNRLNPGAIDQRREEAGSLLNVAEFAAEIVKAAVEEVPPHNERICGDVSSFAPIE; encoded by the coding sequence GTGTCGACCCCGATTCCCGCCGGATCCCTCGAAGGCAAGACCGCGCTCGTGACCGGTTCCTCCCGCGGTGTCGGCGCCGACACTGCGCGCTTCCTCGCTGCGGCCGGCGCGAACGTCGTGATCAACTACCGCAGCAAGGCGCCGCGCGCGGAGAAGCTCGCGGCCCAGCTTCACGAGGAGTTCGGCACAAGCACGCTCGTGGTGGGTGCCGACCTCACGGACGGCGACTCGGTGGACTCGATGATGGGCGCCGTCAAGGACGTGTTCGGCGGAATCGACTTGCTTTTTCTCAACGCCTCGGGCGGCATGGAGCAGAACATGGGCGAGGACTACGCGATGCGTCTCAATCGCGACGCACAGGTCTCGACGCTCGAGAAGGCGATTCCGCTGATGCCCGCCGGCTCGCGCGTCGTGTTCGTCACGAGCCACCAGGCTCACTTCATCCGCACGACGCCGACGATGCCCGAGTACGAGCCGGTTGCGTTGTCGAAGCGCGCGGGCGAAGACGCACTGCGCGAGCGGATCCCGTCGCTCGCCGATCAGGACATCGAGTTCGTCGTCGTCTCGGCCGACATGATCGAGGGCACGATCACCGCGACACTGCTGAACCGTCTGAACCCGGGAGCGATCGACCAGCGCCGCGAGGAGGCCGGCTCGCTGCTGAACGTCGCCGAGTTCGCTGCCGAGATCGTCAAGGCCGCGGTGGAGGAGGTCCCGCCGCACAACGAGCGCATCTGCGGCGACGTGTCGAGCTTCGCACCGATCGAGTGA
- a CDS encoding ATP-binding cassette domain-containing protein, with translation MTDTQLHPADAHDMIRVRGARENNLKGVDLDLPKRRLTVFTGVSGSGKSSLAFGTIASESQRMINETYSAFAQGFLPQLARPEVDGLEGLTTAILVDQERLGANIRSTVGTASDANALLRMLFSRTGDPQIGPPNAFSFNTPSVKASGAILVERAGNTKRQRAEFNVLGGMCPGCDGTGRVSDLDLTQLYDATLSINDGAILVPGYKVGGWSVRFYAESGFFDADKPVGEFTRQELDDFLHRDATKVKIGGTNMTYRGLVPQVQQSMLTKDREQLQPHIRAFVDRAVAFQPCPACGGTRLAEPARSSRIDGTNIADCCAMQISDLLTWVRSLDEPGAATLLEALDELLASFVDIGLGYLSLDRAASTLSGGEAQRLKMIKHLGSPLTDVTYIFDEPTAGLHPHDIERMNALLRQLRDKGNTVLVVEHKPETIRIADHVVDIGPGAGADGGTVCFEGTVDELRSSDTVTGRHLDDRARLKPEVRTPSGTIEVRGASANNLRDVDVDLPAGVLVALTGVAGSGKSSLIADQVAERDGVVFVDQTAIKGSSRSNPATYTGLLEPVRKAFAKANDVKPALFSANSEGACPTCKGNGTITTEFGFMQGVTTMCEDCGGRRFMAEVLEYTLGGKSIADVFDLSAVGAMEFFADGEAKVPAAAKILRRLVDVGLGYITLGQSLNTLSGGERQRLKLAVQMADGAEVYVLDEPTTGLHLADVEHLLAMLDRLVDQGSSVIVIEHHQAVMAHADWIVDMGPGAGNDGGRVVFEGTPADLVASRSTVTGEHLAEYVA, from the coding sequence ATGACCGACACGCAGCTGCACCCCGCCGACGCACACGACATGATCCGCGTGCGGGGTGCGCGAGAGAACAACCTCAAGGGAGTGGACCTCGATCTGCCGAAGCGGCGGCTGACGGTGTTCACGGGGGTGTCGGGATCCGGGAAGAGCTCGCTCGCGTTCGGCACGATCGCGAGCGAGTCGCAGCGGATGATCAACGAGACGTACAGTGCGTTCGCGCAGGGTTTCCTCCCGCAGCTGGCGCGCCCCGAGGTGGATGGCCTGGAGGGCCTGACGACCGCGATCCTCGTGGATCAGGAGCGACTGGGAGCGAATATCCGCTCGACGGTGGGCACGGCGAGCGATGCGAACGCTCTGCTGCGCATGCTCTTCAGCCGTACGGGCGACCCGCAGATCGGTCCGCCGAACGCGTTCTCGTTCAACACCCCGAGCGTGAAGGCATCGGGCGCGATCCTCGTTGAACGGGCCGGAAACACGAAGCGTCAACGCGCCGAGTTCAACGTCCTCGGCGGGATGTGCCCGGGGTGCGACGGAACGGGCAGGGTGAGTGACCTCGATCTCACCCAGCTCTACGACGCCACGCTGTCGATCAACGACGGCGCCATCCTCGTGCCCGGCTACAAGGTCGGCGGATGGAGTGTGCGCTTCTACGCCGAATCGGGCTTCTTCGACGCGGACAAGCCCGTGGGCGAATTCACACGACAGGAACTCGACGACTTCCTGCATCGCGACGCGACGAAGGTGAAGATCGGCGGAACGAACATGACCTACCGCGGACTCGTGCCGCAGGTGCAGCAGTCGATGCTGACGAAGGATCGCGAGCAGCTGCAGCCGCACATCCGCGCCTTCGTCGACCGCGCCGTCGCGTTCCAACCGTGCCCCGCGTGCGGCGGCACCCGGCTCGCGGAGCCGGCCCGCTCATCTCGCATCGACGGCACGAACATTGCCGACTGCTGCGCGATGCAGATCAGCGACCTGCTCACCTGGGTCCGGTCCCTCGACGAGCCAGGGGCGGCAACGCTCCTCGAGGCCCTCGACGAGCTGCTCGCCTCGTTCGTCGACATCGGTCTGGGATACCTGTCGCTCGATCGCGCGGCGAGCACCCTGTCGGGCGGTGAGGCGCAACGGCTGAAGATGATCAAGCACCTCGGTTCACCGCTGACGGACGTGACGTACATCTTCGACGAGCCGACGGCTGGCCTGCATCCGCACGACATCGAGCGCATGAATGCGTTGTTACGACAGCTGCGTGACAAGGGCAACACCGTGCTCGTCGTAGAGCACAAACCCGAGACGATCCGGATCGCGGACCACGTTGTCGACATCGGACCGGGCGCGGGCGCGGACGGCGGCACGGTCTGCTTCGAGGGCACTGTGGACGAATTGCGCTCGTCCGACACGGTCACCGGGCGGCACTTGGACGATCGAGCGCGCCTGAAGCCGGAGGTGCGGACGCCGAGCGGCACCATCGAGGTGCGCGGCGCGAGCGCGAACAACCTCCGCGACGTGGACGTCGACCTCCCGGCGGGCGTGCTTGTCGCGCTGACCGGGGTCGCGGGATCCGGGAAGAGCTCGCTCATCGCCGATCAGGTGGCAGAACGGGACGGCGTCGTCTTCGTCGACCAGACCGCCATCAAGGGATCCTCGCGCAGCAACCCCGCGACGTATACGGGGTTGCTGGAGCCGGTCCGAAAGGCGTTCGCGAAGGCGAACGACGTGAAACCGGCCCTGTTCAGCGCGAACAGCGAGGGCGCCTGCCCGACGTGCAAGGGAAACGGCACGATCACGACGGAGTTCGGCTTCATGCAGGGCGTCACGACGATGTGCGAGGACTGCGGTGGGCGGCGCTTCATGGCCGAGGTGCTCGAATACACGCTCGGCGGCAAGTCGATCGCCGACGTGTTCGACCTGTCGGCGGTGGGGGCGATGGAGTTCTTCGCCGACGGCGAGGCCAAGGTGCCGGCGGCCGCGAAGATCCTCCGCCGTCTCGTCGACGTGGGGCTGGGGTACATCACGCTCGGACAGTCGCTGAACACGCTCTCGGGTGGCGAACGCCAACGGCTGAAGCTCGCCGTGCAGATGGCCGACGGCGCGGAGGTGTACGTGCTGGACGAGCCGACAACGGGCCTGCACCTTGCCGACGTCGAACACCTGCTCGCGATGCTGGATCGTCTCGTCGATCAGGGCTCGTCGGTCATCGTGATCGAGCACCACCAGGCGGTCATGGCGCACGCCGACTGGATCGTCGACATGGGTCCGGGCGCGGGAAACGACGGCGGGAGGGTCGTGTTCGAGGGCACGCCCGCTGACCTCGTCGCGTCGCGTTCCACTGTCACCGGCGAGCACCTCGCGGAATATGTGGCCTGA
- a CDS encoding response regulator — MTADSITVMIADDQAMVRAGFAALLDAQGDIRVIGQAENGSEAVRLARELRPDVVLMDVRMPELDGIGATQQILQPERPLPHVPRVLMLTTFDIDEYVHEALQAGASGFLLKDALPDELAHAVRVIAAGEALLAPSVTRRLIERFATSRDDSPSRAALHLNALTEREREVLTEVGRGLSNSEIAAELFIGEQTVKTHVSRLLQKLPARDRVQLVITAYDAGLVAPA; from the coding sequence ATGACCGCGGACAGCATCACCGTCATGATCGCCGACGACCAGGCCATGGTCCGCGCGGGATTCGCGGCGCTGCTGGACGCCCAGGGCGACATCCGCGTGATCGGTCAGGCCGAGAACGGCAGCGAGGCGGTCCGCCTCGCCCGCGAATTGCGCCCCGACGTCGTCCTCATGGACGTGCGAATGCCGGAGCTCGACGGCATCGGCGCTACGCAGCAGATCCTGCAGCCAGAGCGGCCCCTTCCGCACGTCCCGCGCGTGCTCATGCTCACGACCTTCGACATCGACGAATACGTCCACGAGGCGCTCCAGGCTGGCGCGAGCGGGTTCCTCCTCAAGGACGCGCTGCCCGACGAGCTGGCGCACGCTGTCCGTGTCATCGCCGCGGGGGAGGCGCTCCTCGCCCCGAGCGTCACGCGTCGTCTCATCGAGCGCTTCGCGACGTCTCGAGACGACTCACCCTCGCGCGCGGCGCTGCACCTGAACGCGCTCACGGAGCGCGAACGCGAGGTGCTGACGGAGGTGGGGCGCGGTCTGTCCAACTCCGAGATCGCCGCCGAGCTGTTCATCGGCGAGCAGACGGTGAAGACGCACGTCAGCAGGCTGCTGCAGAAACTGCCGGCGCGCGACCGCGTACAACTCGTGATCACGGCGTACGACGCGGGCCTCGTTGCTCCGGCCTGA
- a CDS encoding sensor histidine kinase, whose protein sequence is MPRSAVPSRTGSAPAGANRSRRSRVRSWLTEHPTTAWYVGSSIVAVVLYAVAAPVQAVAYGLPLIGALLLPALQSAALVALARFPWPSIIVFAAAGAVTALLIPALWLPWPWHVTGMIAFVVLVVGAWAIHGWKQGLAAYLVPAIAISVPAVSEISSRSLATWIVAVSLGAIAAGVGALLSDRIRIAGQLTRERAVTEAETERRLVAEERQRIARELHDVVAHGLSLIQVQATSAPYRVPDLGDRATEEFADIARAARTSLQEMRSLLSALRGDDESAERAPQPTLADITRIVAETERAGARIRLDMPEPPPAPTTVAIAAFRIVQEAISNAVRHAPGAAIQVSVGAIDGALLVEIQNDAATRDPSSRAGETGHGLVGMRERASLLGGSFQAGPTPAGGFRVSASLPLSATTPEQEPRR, encoded by the coding sequence ATGCCTCGTTCCGCCGTTCCCTCGCGCACCGGTTCCGCACCCGCGGGTGCCAATCGGAGCCGACGCTCGCGGGTACGTTCGTGGCTCACGGAGCACCCGACGACGGCCTGGTACGTGGGCAGCTCGATCGTAGCCGTCGTGCTGTACGCAGTCGCGGCACCGGTGCAGGCGGTCGCTTATGGCCTTCCTCTGATCGGCGCGCTCCTCCTCCCCGCCCTGCAGTCGGCGGCACTCGTCGCCCTGGCGCGGTTTCCCTGGCCGTCGATCATCGTGTTCGCCGCTGCGGGAGCCGTGACGGCGCTGCTCATTCCGGCACTGTGGCTGCCGTGGCCATGGCACGTGACCGGCATGATCGCGTTCGTCGTGCTCGTCGTCGGAGCGTGGGCGATCCACGGCTGGAAGCAGGGGCTCGCGGCCTACCTGGTGCCGGCGATTGCGATCTCCGTGCCAGCGGTTTCCGAAATATCCTCGCGGTCGCTCGCGACCTGGATCGTCGCGGTGTCGCTCGGCGCGATCGCGGCTGGTGTCGGTGCGTTGCTGTCCGACCGCATTCGGATCGCCGGGCAGCTGACGCGGGAACGCGCGGTCACCGAGGCTGAGACGGAGCGGAGGCTCGTCGCCGAGGAGCGTCAACGTATCGCTCGAGAGCTCCACGACGTCGTGGCGCATGGCCTATCCCTCATCCAGGTCCAGGCGACCTCCGCGCCCTACCGCGTGCCGGACCTCGGCGACCGCGCGACGGAGGAGTTCGCCGATATCGCGCGGGCCGCGCGCACATCGCTGCAGGAGATGCGTAGTCTGCTCAGCGCCCTTCGCGGTGATGACGAATCGGCGGAACGCGCCCCCCAGCCCACTCTCGCGGACATCACGCGAATCGTCGCCGAGACCGAACGGGCCGGAGCGCGGATCCGGCTCGACATGCCCGAGCCACCACCCGCGCCGACGACGGTCGCGATCGCCGCGTTCCGCATCGTGCAGGAGGCGATCAGCAACGCCGTGCGGCACGCACCGGGCGCCGCGATCCAGGTCTCTGTCGGTGCGATCGACGGCGCGCTGCTGGTCGAAATCCAGAACGATGCGGCGACCAGGGATCCGTCGTCACGCGCGGGAGAGACCGGGCACGGCCTCGTCGGGATGCGCGAACGTGCCAGCCTTCTGGGAGGATCCTTTCAGGCCGGTCCGACTCCGGCTGGCGGCTTCCGCGTCTCGGCGAGCCTCCCGCTTTCCGCAACGACCCCCGAACAGGAGCCCCGCCGATGA
- a CDS encoding M20/M25/M40 family metallo-hydrolase: MSDIPDIAARLARMIRLPTVSAELDARGMAPFDEFVALLEELYPRVHAHLERERITDFGLLFRWRGRTDSEPVVLMAHYDVVPVDADDWSTDPFGGEIVDGYVHGRGALDDKGPLIVILEAVEALLENEFVPARDVYLSFGGNEETFGDAAQQIATTLANRGIRPWLVIDEGGAVVEAPLPFVSGRAAMIGVGEKGILSLRLDATSDAGHASAPRGKNAIDLLARATTRLAPSTFRPRTPPAITRMLGVFVDRSSSGAARILLRVLSRSRALTGVVFALIGGEPAALVRTTIAATMQAGGSAANVIPSSASLTLNLRLIAGDTVASAARRVRRRIRDRRVSVTVVEGADPTPLSPADGDAFDAIRDAVAYAYPDALPAPYIMMQASDARHFHRVSDHVYRFAPLEMSAAQRASIHGVDERVSISSLESGREFHVALIRGLR; encoded by the coding sequence ATGAGCGATATCCCCGACATCGCCGCACGCCTCGCGCGGATGATTCGCCTCCCGACCGTCAGCGCCGAGCTCGACGCGCGCGGAATGGCGCCCTTCGACGAGTTCGTTGCGCTCCTCGAGGAGCTGTATCCACGGGTGCACGCGCACCTCGAGCGCGAGCGGATCACGGACTTCGGCCTCCTATTCCGCTGGCGTGGGCGCACCGATTCCGAGCCGGTCGTCCTTATGGCCCACTACGACGTGGTCCCGGTCGACGCCGACGACTGGTCGACGGATCCGTTCGGCGGCGAGATCGTCGATGGCTACGTTCACGGACGCGGCGCCCTCGACGACAAAGGCCCCCTCATCGTGATCCTCGAAGCGGTCGAGGCCCTGCTCGAAAACGAGTTCGTTCCCGCCCGCGATGTGTACCTCTCGTTCGGCGGCAACGAAGAGACGTTCGGTGACGCCGCGCAGCAGATCGCCACGACGCTCGCGAACCGGGGCATCCGGCCGTGGCTCGTGATCGACGAGGGCGGTGCCGTCGTCGAGGCGCCCCTCCCCTTCGTGTCCGGGCGCGCCGCCATGATCGGCGTCGGTGAGAAAGGGATCCTGTCGCTGCGGCTCGACGCGACGAGTGACGCCGGGCACGCCTCCGCACCGCGCGGCAAGAACGCGATCGACCTGCTCGCACGCGCGACCACGCGACTGGCCCCCTCGACCTTTCGGCCGCGCACTCCCCCGGCGATCACCCGGATGCTGGGCGTCTTCGTCGACCGCAGCAGCAGCGGCGCCGCGCGGATCCTTCTGCGCGTCCTCTCGCGCAGTCGCGCGCTCACCGGTGTCGTCTTCGCGCTCATCGGGGGCGAGCCCGCCGCTCTCGTGCGCACCACGATCGCCGCGACCATGCAGGCGGGCGGGTCCGCCGCCAACGTGATTCCCTCGTCAGCAAGCCTAACCTTGAACCTGAGGTTGATAGCTGGTGACACGGTGGCGTCGGCGGCGCGGCGCGTGCGTCGCCGTATCCGCGACCGGCGGGTATCGGTGACCGTCGTCGAAGGTGCGGATCCCACTCCGCTCTCGCCCGCTGACGGCGACGCATTCGACGCCATCCGTGACGCCGTCGCATATGCGTATCCCGACGCCCTCCCGGCGCCCTACATCATGATGCAGGCGAGCGATGCCCGGCATTTCCACCGCGTCAGCGATCACGTCTACCGCTTCGCACCGCTCGAGATGAGCGCCGCACAGCGCGCCTCGATCCACGGCGTCGACGAACGCGTCTCGATCTCCTCACTCGAGAGCGGGCGCGAGTTCCATGTCGCGTTGATCCGGGGCCTGCGGTGA
- a CDS encoding AEC family transporter, with amino-acid sequence MIDVLTGFAVVAVAIITGYVIGRIDLLGENGSAILGRLSFFVLNPFLMFVVLSDADVEMLFSSLLPASAAAAFAVMVVYGLIAKFVWRRSWGDTTVGMLSAGQVNGNNVGIPISTYLLGNAAYSAPIILMQQIVFMPLTLAVLDTLSNGSSRGWKAIARVFRNPMIIGSLLGLAVALSGLTVPPLIYEPLALVANAAVPIILISFGMSLHGQRVLTVRGHRRDALFATALKLAGMPLAAYFLGRFLFDLDPHALLVVVVLAALPTAQNVFNVAQRYGIGYLLSRDAVFLTTVGCVPVLFVAALALGT; translated from the coding sequence GTGATCGACGTCCTCACCGGCTTCGCCGTCGTCGCCGTCGCGATCATCACGGGCTACGTCATCGGGCGGATCGACCTGCTGGGCGAGAACGGCAGCGCGATCCTCGGTCGGTTGTCGTTCTTCGTCCTCAATCCATTCCTCATGTTCGTCGTGCTGAGCGACGCCGACGTGGAGATGCTCTTCTCGTCACTCCTGCCCGCATCGGCCGCGGCGGCATTCGCGGTGATGGTGGTCTACGGGCTCATCGCGAAGTTCGTCTGGCGCCGGAGTTGGGGCGACACGACCGTGGGCATGCTCTCGGCCGGTCAGGTCAATGGCAACAACGTCGGCATCCCTATCTCCACCTACCTGCTCGGCAATGCGGCGTACTCCGCCCCGATCATCCTGATGCAGCAGATCGTCTTCATGCCCCTCACGCTCGCGGTCCTCGATACGCTCTCCAACGGATCCTCGCGCGGATGGAAGGCGATCGCACGCGTCTTCCGCAACCCGATGATCATCGGATCCCTGCTGGGGCTCGCCGTGGCGCTGTCGGGTCTCACGGTCCCGCCGTTGATCTACGAGCCTCTCGCGCTCGTGGCGAACGCCGCTGTGCCGATCATCCTCATCAGCTTCGGCATGTCGCTGCATGGCCAGCGGGTGCTCACAGTTCGCGGACACCGGCGGGACGCGCTCTTCGCGACGGCCCTCAAGCTCGCGGGCATGCCGTTAGCGGCATACTTCCTCGGTCGGTTCCTGTTCGACCTGGATCCGCATGCGCTGCTGGTCGTCGTCGTGCTCGCCGCACTCCCCACGGCCCAGAACGTCTTCAACGTCGCCCAGCGTTACGGAATTGGCTACTTACTCAGTCGCGACGCTGTCTTCCTCACGACTGTCGGCTGTGTCCCGGTACTGTTCGTCGCTGCCCTCGCGCTCGGGACCTGA
- a CDS encoding MFS transporter: MSTGSAGGPRVSLWTVIGFLAAIEFTSGILQGYYTPMLTDIARHLAIHDADVNWFEGTQLMLSALVVPAFAKLGDMVGHRRMLLISTAIVAASSLALPFADTFWLFLVCWSVQGAYVVWLPLEVALIASRGRAQGAPPGLTVKAAGVLVAALEAGAITGALAGGALIDSVDLWLVLLIPGIAVGACFFVILFGVSETPEISGGRLDTTGLVLVSLALVAFTGGLSLLRVGGPSDGVAWAVTIVGVLLLIPFVLWELRHPDPLIDVRMFRDRSLGPVFLTAGLFGVSVLGAQAPLSTFARTDPAVAGYGLGTTGFATSLIIGLYLIAMIIGALSYSWVARWTTPRLALIIATSLVGAGYLLFLPLHDTYAQLLTNMLIAGLGSGALVGALPAVAAAAAPPSQTGVATGLTNSVKTVGGAIASCTFGIALAAGVTTGTAGSFSGYMTVWAVCGGTAVVAALALVLVPRDAFGGRDGLKKRAK, encoded by the coding sequence GTGAGCACCGGATCCGCCGGCGGTCCGCGGGTATCGCTGTGGACCGTGATCGGCTTCCTCGCGGCAATCGAGTTCACGAGCGGCATCCTCCAGGGGTACTACACCCCGATGCTCACCGACATCGCGCGACACCTCGCGATTCACGACGCCGACGTCAACTGGTTCGAGGGCACGCAGCTCATGTTGTCGGCTCTTGTCGTTCCCGCGTTCGCGAAGCTCGGCGACATGGTCGGACACCGTCGGATGCTGCTCATCTCCACGGCGATCGTCGCCGCATCATCCCTCGCGCTCCCCTTCGCGGACACGTTCTGGCTGTTCCTCGTGTGTTGGTCCGTGCAGGGCGCCTACGTCGTCTGGCTGCCACTCGAGGTCGCCCTGATCGCTTCCCGCGGCCGGGCGCAGGGCGCCCCGCCAGGGCTGACCGTGAAGGCCGCCGGCGTCCTGGTCGCGGCGCTCGAGGCCGGCGCGATCACCGGCGCCCTTGCCGGCGGCGCACTCATCGACTCCGTCGACCTGTGGCTGGTGCTCCTCATCCCCGGCATCGCTGTCGGTGCGTGCTTCTTCGTGATTCTGTTCGGCGTCTCCGAGACGCCGGAAATCTCCGGCGGGCGGCTCGACACGACGGGACTCGTCCTCGTCTCCCTTGCCCTCGTCGCGTTCACCGGCGGCCTGAGCCTCCTGCGGGTCGGCGGCCCATCCGACGGCGTCGCCTGGGCCGTGACCATCGTCGGAGTCCTTCTGCTGATCCCGTTCGTGCTGTGGGAGCTGCGCCATCCGGATCCGCTCATCGACGTACGCATGTTCCGCGACCGCTCGCTGGGCCCCGTCTTCCTGACCGCCGGACTGTTCGGCGTCAGCGTGCTCGGCGCGCAGGCACCGCTGTCGACTTTCGCACGGACCGATCCCGCGGTCGCTGGCTACGGACTCGGCACGACGGGCTTCGCGACCTCGCTCATCATCGGCCTGTATCTCATCGCGATGATCATCGGCGCGCTCAGCTACTCCTGGGTCGCGCGCTGGACGACGCCGCGGCTCGCGCTGATCATCGCGACGTCGCTCGTCGGCGCTGGCTACCTCCTCTTCCTCCCGCTGCACGATACTTACGCGCAGCTCCTCACGAACATGCTCATCGCGGGGCTCGGATCCGGTGCGCTCGTCGGCGCGCTGCCCGCCGTCGCCGCGGCCGCCGCTCCCCCGTCGCAGACCGGCGTCGCGACCGGGCTCACCAACTCGGTCAAGACCGTCGGCGGCGCGATCGCCTCGTGCACGTTCGGCATCGCCCTCGCCGCGGGCGTCACGACGGGGACGGCGGGCTCGTTCTCGGGGTACATGACGGTCTGGGCGGTCTGCGGTGGGACGGCAGTCGTCGCCGCCCTCGCGCTCGTCTTGGTGCCTCGTGACGCGTTCGGCGGACGTGACGGGCTGAAGAAGCGCGCGAAGTAG